A stretch of Sulfurimonas autotrophica DSM 16294 DNA encodes these proteins:
- a CDS encoding permease produces the protein MSKKKQPKNRSGIIMLIVVILLYVVLYFYNPDKIFASLKASLNVLKMIAPILLIVFFLMALLNTFIDEKSIAKHLGKESGVKGWFIALFGGILSHGPGYIWYPMLQELRKKGALDGLLVAFLYARSIKLPWLPLMISYFGISFTIVLSFYVVLGAFVQGVITNRLK, from the coding sequence GTGAGTAAGAAAAAACAGCCAAAAAACAGAAGCGGCATTATTATGCTTATAGTTGTAATACTCCTCTATGTTGTTCTCTATTTTTATAATCCCGATAAAATTTTTGCATCCCTTAAGGCAAGTTTAAATGTTTTAAAGATGATAGCCCCGATTTTACTCATTGTTTTCTTTTTGATGGCACTGCTCAATACCTTCATAGATGAAAAAAGCATTGCAAAACATTTAGGCAAAGAGAGCGGAGTCAAAGGCTGGTTTATCGCTCTTTTTGGCGGCATTTTAAGTCATGGACCGGGCTACATCTGGTACCCGATGCTGCAAGAGTTACGCAAAAAAGGAGCACTTGACGGGCTGCTTGTCGCCTTTTTATATGCACGTTCAATCAAACTCCCATGGCTGCCGCTTATGATAAGTTATTTCGGCATAAGTTTTACGATTGTACTGAGTTTTTACGTTGTTCTGGGTGCATTTGTTCAAGGAGTCATTACAAACAGACTGAAATAA